The proteins below are encoded in one region of Paenibacillus thermoaerophilus:
- a CDS encoding YolD-like family protein: MKTSKKLTGNGLYESSRMMLFEHRDAYLETKEAARARVKPEIDEQRLEEWSRTIAEAMAEGRALAFRVFDPFGMDEVRGAIRQADIRGRRLVIETEAGLRAIRVEDILDVE, translated from the coding sequence GTGAAGACAAGCAAGAAATTAACCGGGAACGGTTTGTACGAATCGTCGCGCATGATGCTGTTCGAGCATCGGGACGCCTATCTCGAGACGAAAGAAGCCGCCCGCGCCCGGGTCAAGCCGGAAATCGACGAGCAGCGGCTGGAGGAATGGAGCCGGACGATCGCGGAGGCGATGGCGGAAGGGCGGGCGCTTGCCTTTCGCGTATTCGACCCGTTCGGCATGGACGAGGTCCGCGGCGCGATCCGGCAGGCCGATATCCGGGGGCGGAGACTCGTGATCGAGACGGAGGCGGGCCTTAGAGCGATCCGGGTGGAGGATATTCTGGACGTAGAGTGA